The following proteins come from a genomic window of Tepidiforma thermophila:
- a CDS encoding MFS transporter, which translates to MSLAGPRSQRTLVLALLCVASFAVVFNNLIITPILPEISEDFGVRVAVAGLLVTAYAVAGGIAAVFSGPFIDRLGRKPVVVAGMATLTVATAFSAVAPGFVPLLLARAMAGLGVACLTPAVFAAVGDYFSYEERGRAMSWVISANTSASIFGVPAGAVLSGVFSWRWTFVALAVLLVVFTWLLFRRLPADPPRRRDGSAGSGMAAIPRVLRDVSTSAALFSNYLSTSYWFVFATYMGAYFHDEFGVAKWALGGLTMTMGLGVLLGSNAGGRLADRVGKRPVILWTSLTCAVFIALTTTAAVAMAVGLGFLFLFAVSGGARFASSQAIMTEMSPNDRGTVMALNAAGQQFGIVTGSVVGGLALEAGGYTALGPTAAALALVSMAMYGLFVQERGPAGAGQGELAAE; encoded by the coding sequence GTGTCACTTGCGGGGCCACGGTCACAACGGACGCTGGTGCTGGCGCTGTTGTGCGTGGCCTCGTTTGCTGTCGTCTTCAACAACCTGATTATCACGCCGATCCTGCCGGAGATTTCGGAGGACTTCGGGGTGCGGGTCGCCGTGGCGGGCCTGCTGGTGACGGCGTACGCGGTAGCCGGCGGGATTGCGGCGGTATTCTCGGGGCCGTTCATCGACCGGCTGGGGCGGAAGCCTGTGGTGGTTGCGGGGATGGCCACGCTGACAGTGGCGACGGCGTTCTCGGCGGTTGCGCCCGGCTTCGTGCCGCTGCTGCTGGCGCGGGCGATGGCGGGGCTGGGGGTGGCGTGCCTGACGCCCGCAGTGTTCGCGGCGGTGGGGGATTATTTCTCGTACGAAGAGCGGGGGCGGGCGATGTCGTGGGTGATTTCGGCAAACACGAGCGCGAGCATTTTCGGGGTGCCGGCGGGCGCGGTGCTGAGCGGCGTGTTCTCGTGGCGGTGGACGTTTGTGGCGCTGGCGGTTCTGCTGGTGGTGTTCACGTGGCTGCTGTTCCGGAGGCTGCCGGCGGACCCGCCGCGACGCAGGGACGGCAGCGCGGGGAGCGGGATGGCGGCGATTCCGCGGGTGCTGCGGGACGTCTCGACGAGCGCGGCCCTGTTTTCGAACTACCTCTCGACGAGCTACTGGTTCGTGTTCGCGACATACATGGGCGCCTACTTTCACGATGAGTTCGGGGTCGCGAAGTGGGCGCTGGGCGGGCTGACGATGACGATGGGCCTCGGGGTGCTGCTGGGCAGCAACGCGGGCGGGCGGCTGGCGGACCGGGTCGGGAAGCGGCCGGTCATCCTGTGGACGTCGCTGACGTGCGCGGTGTTCATTGCGCTGACGACGACGGCTGCGGTGGCGATGGCTGTCGGACTTGGCTTCCTGTTCCTGTTTGCAGTCTCAGGAGGGGCGCGGTTCGCGAGTTCGCAGGCGATCATGACGGAGATGTCGCCGAACGACCGGGGAACGGTGATGGCGTTGAACGCGGCGGGGCAGCAGTTCGGGATTGTGACGGGGTCGGTAGTCGGCGGGCTGGCGCTGGAGGCCGGCGGGTATACCGCGCTGGGCCCGACGGCGGCGGCGCTGGCGCTGGTTTCGATGGCCATGTACGGGCTGTTCGTGCAGGAGCGGGGCCCGGCCGGGGCGGGGCAAGGGGAGCTCGCCGCGGAGTAA
- a CDS encoding NuoI/complex I 23 kDa subunit family protein, with amino-acid sequence MAYGKGIAKGMSLTLRNMFRPPATIQYPEEVRQVPVYARTNLLWFEERCTGCSTCAQACPDGCILVATSQDAEGRRNIDRYEIDFRICMYCGLCTEACPYEAIQPGGPLDDAVYDFEEMYRDKHALTRVAQEFLKRNNNTYPNGMKAPDPDADFHRL; translated from the coding sequence ATGGCTTACGGCAAGGGCATCGCGAAGGGGATGAGCCTGACGCTGCGGAACATGTTCCGGCCGCCGGCGACGATCCAGTACCCGGAGGAGGTCCGGCAGGTCCCGGTCTACGCGCGGACGAACCTGCTGTGGTTCGAGGAGCGGTGCACGGGCTGTTCGACGTGCGCGCAGGCGTGCCCGGACGGCTGCATCCTGGTAGCGACGAGCCAGGACGCGGAAGGCCGGCGGAACATCGACCGGTACGAAATTGATTTCCGGATTTGCATGTACTGCGGGCTGTGCACGGAGGCGTGCCCGTATGAGGCGATTCAGCCGGGCGGCCCGCTCGACGACGCGGTGTACGACTTCGAGGAGATGTACCGCGACAAGCACGCGCTGACGCGGGTGGCCCAGGAGTTTTTGAAGCGGAACAACAACACGTATCCGAACGGCATGAAGGCGCCGGACCCCGACGCCGACTTCCACCGCCTGTAG